One Cellulosimicrobium protaetiae genomic region harbors:
- the hemW gene encoding radical SAM family heme chaperone HemW: MSPALPDGEPVPPDGSLPAWVAAGGAAADGGGASGPTTPRGFGVYLHVPFCSVRCGYCDFNTYTASELGGGASQASYATTALREIDLAARVLRDAGLPERPVSTVFVGGGTPTLLPAGDLARLLHGVRDAWGLAPGAEVTTEANPDSVTPESLAQLADAGFTRVSFGMQSAVPHVLATLERTHDPRRIPDVVRWAGDAGLKVSLDLIYGTPGESLDDWRASLEAVLATGADHVSAYALVVEPGTKMAAQVRRREVALPSEDDQATKYELADELLTAAGLTWYEVSNWARTNDDRCRHNLAYWRGDDWWGIGPGAHSYVAAPPVPAAHATTDPRTDPTTVIDDTGAPGQDPRVGVRWWNVKHPRRYAALLEAGTSPAAGRELLSRDEGRLEQAMLGVRLHEGLDLAVLSPAGRRAVAGLVANGLLDGRAAIAGRAVLTLRGRLLADTVVREITDE; the protein is encoded by the coding sequence GTGAGCCCGGCCCTGCCCGACGGCGAGCCGGTCCCGCCCGACGGCTCGCTCCCCGCGTGGGTCGCGGCGGGCGGGGCGGCCGCGGACGGCGGGGGAGCGTCGGGCCCGACGACCCCGCGCGGGTTCGGCGTCTACCTGCACGTCCCGTTCTGCTCGGTGCGGTGCGGGTACTGCGACTTCAACACGTACACGGCGTCGGAGCTCGGCGGGGGCGCGAGCCAGGCGTCGTACGCGACGACGGCGCTGCGCGAGATCGACCTCGCGGCGCGCGTCCTGCGCGACGCCGGTCTGCCCGAGCGGCCGGTGTCGACCGTCTTCGTCGGCGGCGGCACGCCCACGCTGCTCCCTGCGGGTGACCTCGCACGCCTGCTCCACGGCGTGCGCGACGCGTGGGGCCTCGCGCCGGGTGCCGAGGTGACGACCGAGGCGAACCCCGACTCGGTGACGCCGGAGTCGCTCGCGCAGCTCGCCGACGCCGGGTTCACGCGTGTCTCGTTCGGCATGCAGTCGGCCGTGCCCCACGTGCTCGCGACGCTCGAGCGCACGCACGACCCGCGGCGCATCCCCGACGTCGTGCGGTGGGCCGGTGACGCCGGGCTGAAGGTCTCGCTCGACCTCATCTACGGCACGCCGGGGGAGAGCCTCGACGACTGGCGGGCGAGCCTGGAGGCCGTGCTCGCGACCGGCGCCGACCACGTGTCGGCCTACGCGCTGGTGGTCGAGCCGGGCACCAAGATGGCCGCCCAGGTGCGCCGCCGAGAGGTCGCGCTGCCGAGCGAGGACGACCAGGCGACGAAGTACGAGCTCGCCGACGAGCTCCTCACCGCCGCAGGGCTCACCTGGTACGAGGTGAGCAACTGGGCGCGAACGAACGACGACCGCTGCCGCCACAACCTCGCGTACTGGCGGGGCGACGACTGGTGGGGGATCGGGCCCGGGGCGCACTCGTACGTGGCCGCGCCGCCGGTCCCCGCCGCGCACGCGACGACGGACCCGAGGACGGACCCGACGACCGTGATCGACGACACGGGCGCGCCGGGGCAGGACCCGCGGGTCGGCGTGCGATGGTGGAACGTGAAGCACCCGCGCCGGTACGCGGCGCTGCTCGAGGCGGGCACGAGCCCCGCGGCAGGGCGTGAGCTCCTCTCGCGGGACGAGGGACGGCTCGAGCAGGCCATGCTCGGCGTGCGGCTGCACGAGGGTCTCGACCTCGCGGTCCTGTCCCCGGCGGGACGCCGTGCCGTCGCCGGGCTCGTCGCGAACGGGCTGCTCGACGGCCGCGCGGCGATCGCCGGACGCGCGGTGCTCACCCTGCGGGGGCGGTTGCTGGCGGACACGGTGGTACGGGAGATCACGGACGAGTGA
- a CDS encoding acyltransferase family protein — translation MTTTHEAPRPGTTPARADRPTSEEPRVVGHVRAPEAGRRPGRPTVRYRRMPGLDGLRALAVVVVVAFHLAPATFPGGYVGVDVFFVLSGFLITTLLVREHRDRHHVGLRSFWARRARRLLPALVLVVTVCTAVAAVVGGDVLVGIGPQLFGAATFTSNWVDVASGATYSGALLPHLFGNLWSLAVEEQFYLLWPLVVVLLCVVRPLRRRAPWIVTGLGLASATLMALLYAPGTDPTRVYVGTDTHLFALMAGAALAFWHVRPVPRPAVDAPVSGDAHALLPGGPRVRTARGRLAVLVAGVVGAVVLVVAVATMRWDDALAYRGGLLVCAVAATGVLNAVVCLPGIGTQLDRGVLGWVGRRSYGLYLWHWPVLVLTAASLASVVGPVPPGTVHPVVVVVTLVVTVAAGALSFRYVERPVLRRGLRGAARDLARRLQPTPGEGGPRVLTRRGWALAASCALVVGLSVAGVVNAPSTTSVEQQIAAGERAARATQVVPDDAAPVVPGPAPGESGPADGTAPPAPPEQSPPPEPDVPPVVAPTGDQVTVVGDSVTLASAPALTTALPGAYVDGAVSRQVKDGPAALAAARDAGALRPYVVLSLGTNSTAGAAALDELLAAVGPGHRVVLVTGYADRPWVPGTNAEIVAAAGRHPGVVVADWSAAVAADPSVLGPDGVHPTAGGTSAYAAVVVDGLARAAALGSTTV, via the coding sequence GTGACGACGACCCACGAGGCACCTCGACCCGGGACGACCCCTGCGCGGGCCGATCGCCCGACGTCGGAGGAGCCTCGCGTCGTCGGGCACGTGCGCGCGCCCGAGGCGGGCCGGCGGCCGGGCCGACCGACCGTGCGCTACCGCCGCATGCCGGGTCTGGACGGGCTGCGGGCGCTCGCCGTCGTGGTCGTGGTCGCGTTCCACCTCGCCCCGGCGACGTTCCCCGGCGGGTACGTCGGGGTCGACGTGTTCTTCGTCCTCTCGGGCTTCCTCATCACCACCCTCCTCGTGCGCGAGCACCGCGACCGGCACCACGTGGGCCTGCGCTCCTTCTGGGCTCGCCGGGCCCGTCGCCTGCTCCCGGCGCTCGTGCTGGTCGTCACCGTGTGCACCGCGGTCGCCGCGGTCGTGGGCGGCGACGTGCTCGTCGGCATCGGGCCGCAGCTCTTCGGCGCCGCGACGTTCACGAGCAACTGGGTCGACGTCGCGAGCGGCGCGACCTACTCCGGCGCGCTGCTCCCGCACCTCTTCGGGAACCTGTGGTCGCTCGCGGTGGAGGAGCAGTTCTACCTGCTGTGGCCGCTCGTCGTCGTGCTCCTGTGCGTCGTGCGGCCGCTGCGCCGCCGGGCGCCGTGGATCGTCACCGGGCTGGGGCTGGCGTCCGCGACGCTCATGGCGCTCCTGTACGCGCCCGGCACCGACCCGACCCGCGTCTACGTCGGCACGGACACCCACCTCTTCGCGCTCATGGCCGGGGCCGCGCTCGCGTTCTGGCACGTGCGCCCGGTCCCGCGGCCAGCCGTCGACGCCCCGGTGAGCGGCGACGCGCACGCGCTCCTGCCGGGCGGTCCACGGGTCCGGACGGCACGCGGCCGCCTCGCGGTCCTCGTCGCCGGGGTGGTGGGTGCCGTCGTGCTCGTCGTCGCGGTCGCGACGATGCGCTGGGACGACGCGCTCGCCTACCGCGGCGGGCTGCTCGTGTGCGCCGTCGCGGCGACGGGGGTGCTCAACGCCGTCGTGTGCCTGCCGGGGATCGGCACGCAGCTCGACCGTGGCGTGCTCGGCTGGGTGGGACGCCGGTCGTACGGGCTCTACCTGTGGCACTGGCCGGTGCTCGTGCTCACGGCTGCCTCGCTCGCGTCGGTGGTCGGTCCCGTCCCGCCGGGCACCGTGCACCCCGTGGTCGTCGTCGTGACGCTCGTCGTCACGGTCGCCGCGGGGGCTCTGTCCTTCCGGTACGTCGAGCGACCCGTCCTGCGGCGCGGGCTGCGCGGCGCGGCGCGCGACCTCGCCCGGCGCCTCCAGCCGACGCCCGGCGAGGGCGGGCCGCGCGTCCTCACGCGCCGGGGCTGGGCGCTCGCGGCGTCGTGCGCGCTGGTCGTCGGGCTCTCCGTCGCGGGGGTGGTCAACGCGCCGTCGACGACGAGCGTCGAGCAGCAGATCGCCGCAGGGGAGCGGGCCGCGCGGGCCACGCAGGTCGTGCCCGACGACGCGGCGCCGGTCGTGCCGGGACCCGCACCCGGGGAAAGCGGTCCCGCGGACGGCACCGCGCCGCCGGCCCCGCCCGAGCAGAGCCCGCCCCCGGAACCCGACGTGCCGCCCGTCGTCGCGCCGACCGGCGACCAGGTGACCGTCGTCGGGGACTCCGTGACGCTGGCGAGCGCGCCCGCGCTCACGACGGCGCTCCCCGGCGCGTACGTCGACGGCGCCGTCTCGCGCCAGGTCAAGGACGGGCCGGCCGCGCTCGCCGCGGCCCGTGACGCAGGCGCGCTGCGCCCGTACGTGGTGCTGTCGCTCGGCACCAACAGCACCGCCGGTGCGGCCGCGCTCGACGAGCTGCTCGCCGCCGTCGGTCCCGGCCACCGCGTCGTGCTCGTCACCGGGTACGCGGACCGTCCGTGGGTCCCCGGCACGAACGCCGAGATCGTCGCCGCGGCCGGTCGTCATCCTGGCGTCGTCGTCGCGGACTGGTCCGCCGCGGTCGCCGCGGACCCGTCGGTGCTCGGCCCCGACGGCGTGCACCCCACGGCGGGAGGGACGTCGGCCTACGCGGCCGTCGTCGTCGACGGGCTCGCCCGCGCGGCGGCGCTGGGCTCGACCACGGTCTGA
- a CDS encoding TetR/AcrR family transcriptional regulator codes for MVRPPRPEVRGLLIDRAAGMLARREPVTLRGVVAGTGVSTMAVYTYFDGMPGLLGAVRQEGFTRLAARLGTLSATDDPVGDAAAAGAAYAASAREIPELYSLMFDGSLPLPDSGAADATLGHLVGAVRRAVASGRFDDDVDVLGFAHELWMLGHGACMLLVTRVLSFEQVEPVVTSGLVHLYRAAGDDARSAARSVERGWARGLGTDL; via the coding sequence GTGGTCCGTCCTCCTCGCCCCGAAGTCCGCGGTCTGCTGATCGACCGCGCCGCCGGCATGCTGGCCCGCCGCGAGCCCGTCACCCTGCGCGGCGTCGTCGCCGGGACCGGGGTCTCGACCATGGCCGTCTACACGTACTTCGACGGCATGCCGGGCCTTCTCGGCGCCGTGCGCCAGGAAGGGTTCACCCGGCTCGCCGCACGCCTGGGCACGCTCTCCGCGACCGACGACCCGGTCGGCGACGCTGCCGCCGCCGGGGCGGCCTACGCCGCCTCGGCCCGGGAGATCCCCGAGCTGTACTCGCTGATGTTCGACGGCTCGCTGCCGCTGCCCGACTCCGGGGCGGCGGACGCCACGCTCGGTCACCTCGTCGGGGCCGTGCGTCGTGCGGTGGCCTCCGGTCGCTTCGACGACGACGTCGACGTCCTCGGGTTCGCGCACGAGCTGTGGATGCTGGGCCACGGTGCGTGCATGCTGCTCGTCACCCGGGTGCTCTCGTTCGAGCAGGTCGAGCCCGTCGTGACGTCGGGGCTCGTGCACCTCTACCGGGCTGCGGGGGACGATGCCCGCAGCGCCGCCCGGTCCGTGGAGCGGGGCTGGGCGAGGGGGCTCGGCACGGATCTCTGA
- a CDS encoding RidA family protein: MSVRLINPPALPQPEGYAQLSVAEGSRLVFVSGQVARDAEGNPVGDGDLVAQTEQAYVNVHAAVVAAGGSFADVARLTVYVVDWEPPKMAQLVEGAVRAAQRLDLDLVRPITLVGVAALGEPDLLVEVEAVAVLP, encoded by the coding sequence ATGTCCGTCCGACTGATCAACCCACCCGCCCTGCCGCAGCCCGAGGGCTACGCCCAGCTGTCGGTCGCGGAGGGCTCCCGGCTCGTGTTCGTCTCGGGGCAGGTGGCGCGCGACGCCGAGGGCAACCCCGTCGGGGACGGCGACCTGGTCGCCCAGACCGAGCAGGCCTACGTCAACGTGCACGCTGCGGTCGTCGCCGCCGGCGGGTCGTTCGCCGACGTCGCCAGGCTGACGGTCTACGTCGTGGACTGGGAACCGCCCAAGATGGCGCAGCTCGTCGAGGGCGCGGTGCGCGCGGCGCAACGCCTGGACCTCGACCTCGTCCGTCCCATCACCCTCGTGGGCGTCGCAGCCCTCGGCGAGCCCGACCTGCTGGTCGAGGTCGAGGCGGTCGCGGTGCTGCCCTGA
- a CDS encoding DUF3097 domain-containing protein, with the protein MSFDRYGSDVLGGTPAPAHHRVRPVSRPQAAERGLVVEEVQTGWVGAVVRVEKSGGMHVVVLEDRSGRTRTFPLGPGFWVDGEPVELTPPVTSRAPAAPTRTASGSRAVVGQRARVARGSRIWVEGKHDAELVEKVWGDDLRVEGVVVEPLHGVDDLAAALADFGPTPQRRVGVLVDHLVPGSKERRIADEALRRSPAGTVLVLGHPYVDVWQAVKPARVGLDRWPVIERGTEWKRGILRELGWPADTAEDVGRAWQRILGTVRSYADLEPSLLGRVEELIDFVTAP; encoded by the coding sequence GTGTCCTTCGACCGCTACGGCTCCGACGTCCTCGGCGGCACGCCCGCCCCCGCCCACCACCGCGTGCGACCGGTGTCCCGACCGCAGGCGGCGGAACGGGGTCTCGTCGTCGAGGAGGTGCAGACCGGCTGGGTCGGCGCCGTCGTCCGGGTCGAGAAGTCGGGCGGCATGCACGTCGTCGTGCTCGAGGACCGTTCCGGCCGCACGCGGACCTTCCCGCTCGGGCCCGGGTTCTGGGTCGACGGCGAGCCCGTCGAGCTCACGCCGCCCGTCACCTCGCGGGCCCCCGCCGCCCCGACGCGGACCGCGTCCGGCTCGCGGGCCGTCGTCGGGCAGCGTGCCCGGGTGGCCCGCGGCAGCCGCATCTGGGTGGAGGGCAAGCACGACGCCGAGCTCGTCGAGAAGGTGTGGGGTGACGACCTGCGGGTCGAGGGCGTCGTCGTCGAGCCCCTGCACGGTGTCGACGACCTGGCGGCGGCGCTCGCGGACTTCGGCCCGACGCCGCAACGCCGCGTGGGCGTGCTCGTGGACCACCTGGTCCCCGGGAGCAAGGAGCGACGCATCGCGGACGAGGCGCTGCGCCGCTCCCCCGCGGGCACCGTGCTCGTGCTCGGTCACCCGTACGTCGACGTGTGGCAGGCCGTGAAGCCCGCGCGCGTCGGCCTCGATCGCTGGCCCGTGATCGAGCGGGGCACCGAGTGGAAGCGCGGCATCCTGCGCGAGCTCGGCTGGCCCGCGGACACCGCCGAGGACGTGGGCCGCGCGTGGCAGCGCATCCTCGGCACGGTGCGCTCCTACGCCGACCTCGAGCCCTCGCTGCTCGGCCGCGTCGAGGAGCTCATCGACTTCGTGACGGCACCCTGA
- a CDS encoding MFS transporter has protein sequence MSQQSAEPDPNRWRVLPVCLAVGFITTLDVSIVNVALPSIESSLDAGPTELQLVVAGYTLAFGLALVPAGRLGDAGARRSLFIAGLVGFALMSLACGLAPTDTWLGVARLLQGVSAGILNPQVVGLIQQLFSGFERGRAFGMFGATIGVSTALGPLLGGLIIAAAGSAAGWRWVFLVNIPVVAVLLPFAWRLVPGPPPRAPGGGRRRRLDLVGLGLLGAATLGVMMPFVTTTGQGDDASRWWWLVAAAAAGLAAVLWERRYQRRTGEAVLDPQVVGLGSFRNGALLGLAYFAGFTGIFLVVTLYLQDELGYTPLQAGLVGTPFAVASGVSAWFSGRWVARWGRQLVVGGVLLVLVGVVAADAVVRLLGDDPGAVGPALAGALLIAGAGSGTVIAPNQTLTLSEVPVSRAGVAGSMLQLGQRIGSAVGISVVLSVYYGGLASGDSAAHATGRALLVTITLVALALVVGLVDLRSRRAEDRGAGRADA, from the coding sequence GTGAGCCAGCAGAGCGCGGAGCCGGACCCGAACCGCTGGCGCGTGCTGCCCGTCTGCCTCGCGGTCGGCTTCATCACGACGCTCGACGTCTCGATCGTCAACGTCGCGCTCCCGTCGATCGAGTCGTCTCTCGACGCGGGCCCGACGGAGCTCCAGCTCGTCGTCGCCGGGTACACGCTCGCGTTCGGCCTTGCGCTCGTCCCGGCAGGCCGCCTCGGCGACGCGGGCGCCCGGCGATCCCTGTTCATCGCCGGGCTGGTGGGCTTCGCCCTCATGAGCCTCGCGTGCGGGCTCGCGCCGACCGACACGTGGCTGGGCGTCGCGCGCCTGCTGCAGGGCGTGAGCGCGGGCATCCTCAACCCGCAGGTCGTCGGGCTCATCCAGCAGCTGTTCTCCGGGTTCGAGCGCGGCCGGGCGTTCGGCATGTTCGGCGCGACGATCGGCGTCTCGACGGCGCTCGGCCCGCTGCTCGGCGGCCTCATCATCGCGGCGGCCGGGTCCGCGGCCGGGTGGCGGTGGGTGTTCCTCGTGAACATCCCGGTCGTGGCCGTCCTGCTGCCGTTCGCGTGGCGGCTCGTGCCGGGCCCACCACCCCGTGCGCCCGGAGGAGGGCGGCGACGGCGCCTGGACCTCGTCGGGCTGGGGCTGCTGGGCGCCGCGACGCTCGGCGTGATGATGCCGTTCGTCACGACGACGGGCCAGGGCGACGACGCGTCGCGGTGGTGGTGGCTCGTCGCGGCCGCCGCGGCGGGGCTCGCCGCCGTCCTCTGGGAGCGTCGGTACCAGCGGCGCACGGGAGAGGCCGTGCTCGACCCGCAGGTCGTCGGGCTCGGGTCGTTCCGCAACGGCGCGCTGCTCGGCCTCGCGTACTTCGCGGGGTTCACCGGGATCTTCCTCGTGGTGACGCTCTACCTCCAGGACGAGCTCGGCTACACGCCGCTCCAGGCCGGGCTCGTCGGCACGCCGTTCGCCGTCGCGTCCGGGGTGTCGGCGTGGTTCTCGGGCCGTTGGGTCGCGCGCTGGGGCCGCCAGCTCGTCGTGGGCGGCGTGCTCCTCGTCCTCGTCGGGGTGGTCGCGGCCGACGCCGTGGTGCGGCTGCTCGGGGACGACCCCGGCGCCGTCGGGCCGGCGCTCGCGGGCGCGCTGCTCATCGCCGGAGCGGGCAGCGGCACGGTCATCGCGCCGAACCAGACCCTCACGCTGTCCGAGGTCCCCGTGAGCCGCGCGGGGGTCGCGGGGAGCATGCTCCAGCTCGGCCAGCGCATCGGGTCGGCGGTCGGGATCTCGGTCGTGCTGTCCGTGTACTACGGCGGACTGGCGAGCGGTGACTCGGCGGCGCACGCGACGGGGCGCGCGCTGCTCGTGACGATAACGCTCGTCGCGCTCGCGCTCGTCGTCGGGCTCGTGGACCTGCGTTCGCGACGAGCGGAGGACCGCGGGGCGGGCCGCGCGGACGCGTAG
- the hrcA gene encoding heat-inducible transcriptional repressor HrcA, whose translation MSEERRLEVLRAIVEDYVLTREPVGSRVLTERHSLGVSPATIRNDMAALEDAGLIAQPHTSAGRIPTDKGYRLFVDRLSGVKPLSAPEKRAIETFLSEGVDLDDVIARAGRLLAQLTGQVAVVQYPSLSRSGLRHLELVPVGESRLLVVIITDTGRVEQRTLEVGSVPDEGTLVEVRARLNAAAAGKRLTDLASGLAAVTESFHPDDAPLVRAVGDLVAQTLAEESEERLVLAGTANLARAGMRFEHALRPVLEALEEQVVLLGLLTEMAAESGVSVRIGHETQLEGLVDTSVVTTGYGNDGDTVALVGSIGPTRMDYPGTIAAVRAVARYLSRALGT comes from the coding sequence GTGAGCGAGGAGCGCCGGCTCGAGGTGCTGCGGGCGATCGTCGAGGACTACGTCCTCACGCGCGAGCCCGTGGGGTCGCGCGTGCTCACCGAGCGGCACAGCCTCGGCGTGTCGCCCGCGACGATCCGCAACGACATGGCCGCGCTCGAGGACGCCGGGCTCATCGCGCAGCCGCACACGTCCGCCGGGCGGATCCCGACCGACAAGGGCTACCGCCTCTTCGTCGACCGCCTCTCGGGCGTGAAGCCGTTGTCGGCGCCCGAGAAGCGCGCCATCGAGACGTTCCTGTCCGAGGGGGTCGACCTCGACGACGTCATCGCACGCGCCGGTCGCCTGCTCGCGCAGCTCACGGGTCAGGTCGCGGTCGTGCAGTACCCGTCCCTGAGCCGGTCGGGGCTGCGCCACCTCGAGCTCGTCCCGGTCGGGGAGTCGCGCCTGCTCGTCGTGATCATCACCGACACCGGGCGCGTCGAGCAGCGCACTCTCGAGGTCGGGAGCGTGCCCGACGAGGGCACGCTCGTCGAGGTGCGTGCGCGGCTCAACGCCGCGGCCGCGGGCAAGCGGCTCACCGACCTCGCGTCGGGCCTCGCCGCCGTGACCGAGAGCTTCCACCCCGACGACGCCCCGCTCGTGCGGGCCGTCGGCGACCTCGTCGCCCAGACGCTCGCCGAGGAGAGCGAGGAGCGCCTCGTGCTCGCGGGCACCGCGAACCTCGCCCGCGCGGGCATGCGGTTCGAGCACGCGCTGCGCCCGGTGCTCGAGGCGCTCGAGGAGCAGGTCGTGCTGCTCGGCCTCCTCACCGAGATGGCCGCGGAGTCGGGCGTGAGCGTGCGGATCGGTCACGAGACCCAGCTCGAGGGCCTCGTCGACACCTCCGTCGTGACGACCGGTTACGGTAACGACGGGGACACTGTCGCGCTGGTCGGCTCGATCGGCCCGACCCGCATGGACTACCCCGGCACGATCGCGGCGGTGCGTGCCGTCGCGCGCTACCTGTCCCGGGCGCTCGGCACGTGA
- the dnaJ gene encoding molecular chaperone DnaJ, translating to MSDYYEILGVARDASQDQIKKAYRKLARELHPDVAGEEAGDRFKDVARAYEVLSNPEKRQQYDLGVDPSAPGGGSGPMGGGFGFQDIFETFFGGGQAQQGPIPRARRGQDALVRLDIDLSEATFGAQRELQVDTAVVCGTCGGSCCRPGTSPRTCDVCHGRGTVQRVARSFLGQVMTSAPCAACQGFGTVIPEPCAECSGEGRVRSRRSITVNVPAGVDTGTRIKLTAQGEVGPAGGPAGDLYVEIRERNHDTFVRRGDDLHCTLQVPMTAAALGTVLELETLDGAQEIDLRPGTQPGQIVTLKNLGVGHLHGSGRGDLNVHIEVQVPRELDEEQEQLLRSLATLRGEERPEPRLSAAHPGVFSRLRDKLSGR from the coding sequence GTGAGCGACTACTACGAGATCCTCGGCGTGGCCCGTGACGCCAGCCAGGACCAGATCAAGAAGGCGTACCGCAAGCTCGCGCGCGAGCTGCACCCCGACGTCGCCGGCGAGGAGGCGGGGGACCGCTTCAAGGACGTCGCGCGCGCGTACGAGGTGCTCTCCAACCCCGAGAAGCGTCAGCAGTACGACCTCGGCGTCGACCCGAGCGCGCCCGGCGGCGGCAGCGGCCCCATGGGCGGAGGCTTCGGCTTCCAGGACATCTTCGAGACGTTCTTCGGCGGCGGGCAGGCGCAGCAGGGTCCGATCCCGCGCGCCCGTCGCGGGCAGGACGCGCTCGTGCGGCTCGACATCGACCTGTCCGAGGCGACGTTCGGTGCGCAGCGCGAGCTCCAGGTCGACACGGCCGTCGTGTGCGGGACGTGCGGCGGGTCGTGCTGCCGCCCGGGCACCTCGCCGCGCACGTGCGACGTCTGCCACGGCCGCGGCACGGTCCAACGCGTCGCGCGCTCGTTCCTCGGCCAGGTCATGACGAGCGCCCCGTGCGCCGCGTGCCAGGGTTTCGGCACCGTCATCCCCGAGCCGTGCGCGGAGTGCTCCGGCGAGGGCCGCGTGCGCAGCCGCCGCAGCATCACCGTCAACGTCCCCGCGGGCGTCGACACCGGCACGCGGATCAAGCTCACCGCGCAGGGCGAGGTCGGCCCGGCCGGCGGCCCCGCGGGCGACCTCTACGTCGAGATCCGCGAGCGCAACCACGACACGTTCGTGCGCCGCGGCGACGACCTGCACTGCACGCTCCAGGTGCCCATGACCGCGGCCGCGCTCGGCACGGTGCTCGAGCTCGAGACGCTCGACGGCGCGCAGGAGATCGACCTGCGCCCGGGCACGCAGCCGGGCCAGATCGTCACCCTCAAGAACCTCGGCGTGGGGCACCTGCACGGCAGCGGTCGCGGCGACCTCAACGTGCACATCGAGGTCCAGGTGCCGCGCGAGCTCGACGAGGAGCAGGAGCAGCTCCTGCGCTCGCTTGCGACGCTGCGCGGCGAGGAGCGGCCCGAGCCGCGCCTGTCCGCCGCGCACCCGGGCGTGTTCTCGCGCCTGCGCGACAAGCTCTCCGGTCGCTGA
- a CDS encoding 16S rRNA (uracil(1498)-N(3))-methyltransferase produces the protein MSAPVFLAETGLDAVGPGDRYVLDGAEGRHAGVVQRRGTGERVDVVDGDGLRLRCVVEQVEAGRVILLVQEVDREPAPAVVVTLVQALAKGDRDEMAIEAATEIGVDVVVPWQAERSVVVWRGERAAKSRARWLATVRTATKQARRARLPHVEVALDSRGLAARVADVVAAGGQAIVLHEEAASPLADVALPDGVTTEGGAAPEVLVVVGPEGGISEREVADLAAAGAVAARLGPHVLRTSTAGPVAVALLAERLGRWGVAGGPGLPSGA, from the coding sequence ATGAGTGCTCCGGTGTTCCTCGCCGAGACCGGGCTCGACGCCGTCGGGCCGGGCGACCGCTACGTCCTCGACGGGGCGGAGGGGCGCCACGCGGGCGTCGTCCAGCGTCGCGGGACGGGGGAGCGGGTCGACGTCGTGGACGGGGACGGGCTGCGCCTGCGGTGCGTCGTCGAGCAGGTCGAGGCGGGCCGCGTGATCCTGCTCGTCCAGGAGGTCGACCGCGAGCCCGCTCCCGCCGTCGTCGTGACGCTCGTGCAGGCGCTCGCCAAGGGCGACCGCGACGAGATGGCGATCGAGGCGGCGACGGAGATCGGCGTGGACGTCGTCGTGCCGTGGCAGGCGGAGCGCTCCGTCGTCGTGTGGCGCGGCGAGCGCGCCGCGAAGTCGCGGGCGCGCTGGCTCGCGACCGTCCGCACCGCGACGAAGCAGGCGCGGCGCGCGCGGCTGCCGCACGTCGAGGTGGCGCTCGACTCCCGCGGCCTCGCGGCACGGGTGGCCGACGTCGTCGCGGCCGGCGGCCAGGCGATCGTGCTCCACGAGGAGGCCGCGTCGCCGCTCGCCGACGTCGCGCTGCCCGACGGCGTGACCACGGAAGGTGGCGCGGCACCCGAGGTGCTGGTCGTCGTCGGCCCCGAGGGCGGGATCTCCGAGCGTGAGGTCGCCGACCTCGCCGCGGCCGGGGCCGTCGCTGCCCGGCTGGGCCCGCACGTGCTGCGCACGTCGACCGCGGGACCAGTCGCCGTCGCGCTGCTCGCCGAGCGGCTCGGCCGCTGGGGCGTGGCGGGCGGGCCTGGACTACCCTCGGGCGCATGA
- a CDS encoding HIT domain-containing protein, whose product MTSTAPRTEPDCLFCRIVAGGLPADVVATSERAIAFRDINPQAPVHVLVVPRDHHGDIAQLAAADPALLADVVALADEVAGEQADGQFRLIFNSGPRAGQSVFHVHGHVIAGAELGWTPA is encoded by the coding sequence ATGACGAGCACCGCACCGCGCACGGAACCGGACTGCCTCTTCTGCCGCATCGTCGCGGGCGGGCTGCCCGCCGACGTCGTCGCGACGAGCGAGCGCGCGATCGCGTTCCGTGACATCAACCCGCAGGCGCCCGTGCACGTGCTCGTCGTGCCGCGCGACCACCACGGCGACATCGCCCAGCTCGCCGCGGCCGACCCGGCGCTGCTCGCGGACGTCGTCGCGCTCGCCGACGAGGTCGCGGGCGAGCAGGCCGACGGGCAGTTCCGGCTCATCTTCAACTCCGGGCCGCGCGCCGGGCAGAGCGTGTTCCACGTGCACGGCCACGTCATCGCGGGTGCCGAGCTCGGCTGGACGCCCGCCTGA